One region of Termitidicoccus mucosus genomic DNA includes:
- a CDS encoding FAD-dependent oxidoreductase gives MKTENNIIIEPARETPVYKETDVLVVGGGPAGIMAALAAAESGRRVVLAESRSHVGGNLTLGLPILGFLSQKKELIIKGLPQKLMERLKAKGAASDHQPCPLHVSLTIVDPEVIKTEAMAMLLEAGVEILLHTMFADAIVEDGKIKGCIFQGKGRREAILAGQVVDCTGDGDVAFQAGAPCEKGDAGGGMQPPTLMFRLDNVDTDKLRKSIAGQPGVYQMDFIPPDYFGQNSRFITVGLRNLIEKARADGVKVPTDRTIIITGIRKGEAWINMTRVKEIDGSDSHSLTDGEIIARQQIDGIVKYLTGYVPGFENAWFSMTSPFLGIRESRRVVGQYMLNRDDLLSCGKFADAVAVGSYPIDIHRPNDNDCTLEWCGDCYDIPYRSLVPQKIENLLIAGRCIGTTHEAMAATRVMSTCMAIGEAAGRAAAMCAADGITPAALDVKKLREALRASGAYLRS, from the coding sequence ATGAAAACCGAAAATAATATCATCATCGAGCCGGCCCGCGAAACGCCGGTTTACAAGGAGACCGACGTGCTCGTGGTCGGCGGCGGCCCCGCCGGCATCATGGCCGCCCTGGCCGCGGCGGAAAGCGGCCGGCGCGTGGTGCTGGCGGAAAGCCGCAGCCACGTGGGCGGCAATCTCACCCTCGGGCTGCCGATCCTCGGCTTTCTCAGCCAGAAAAAGGAGCTGATTATAAAAGGGCTTCCTCAAAAACTCATGGAACGCCTCAAGGCCAAGGGCGCGGCCAGCGACCATCAGCCGTGCCCGCTGCATGTCAGCCTGACCATTGTCGATCCCGAGGTTATAAAGACCGAGGCGATGGCCATGCTGCTCGAGGCGGGCGTGGAGATTCTCCTGCACACGATGTTTGCCGACGCGATTGTGGAGGACGGGAAAATCAAAGGCTGCATTTTCCAGGGCAAGGGCCGCCGCGAGGCGATCCTTGCCGGGCAGGTCGTCGATTGCACGGGCGATGGCGATGTGGCATTCCAGGCGGGCGCGCCTTGCGAAAAGGGCGATGCGGGCGGCGGCATGCAGCCGCCCACGCTCATGTTCCGCCTCGACAATGTGGACACGGACAAACTCCGCAAAAGCATCGCCGGCCAGCCGGGCGTGTATCAGATGGATTTTATCCCGCCTGATTATTTCGGGCAGAACAGCCGCTTTATCACGGTCGGCCTGCGCAATCTTATTGAGAAAGCCCGCGCCGACGGCGTGAAGGTTCCCACCGACCGGACGATTATCATAACCGGCATCCGCAAGGGCGAGGCGTGGATCAACATGACCCGGGTCAAGGAAATCGACGGCTCGGACTCGCACAGCCTCACCGACGGCGAGATCATCGCGCGGCAGCAGATCGACGGCATCGTGAAATACCTGACCGGCTACGTTCCGGGGTTTGAAAACGCGTGGTTTTCCATGACCTCGCCTTTCCTCGGCATCCGTGAATCTCGGCGTGTCGTCGGGCAATACATGCTCAACCGGGACGATCTTCTGAGCTGTGGCAAGTTTGCCGACGCCGTCGCCGTCGGCAGCTACCCGATTGATATCCATCGTCCGAACGACAACGACTGCACGCTCGAATGGTGCGGCGATTGTTATGATATTCCCTACCGCTCGCTCGTGCCGCAGAAAATAGAAAACCTGCTCATTGCAGGGCGCTGCATCGGCACCACGCACGAGGCCATGGCCGCCACGCGCGTGATGTCCACCTGCATGGCCATCGGCGAGGCCGCCGGCCGGGCGGCGGCCATGTGCGCCGCCGATGGCATCACTCCGGCCGCGCTCGACGTCAAAAAACTGCGGGAGGCGCTGCGCGCGAGCGGGGCCTATCTGCGTTCCTAA
- a CDS encoding DNRLRE domain-containing protein, protein MKPTKYKHPFRAMMVAVLSALLFSMAHAVPNKDDKTLVFQNGLDGYAGALEVGIDQNKPGKLSTKPANLWIERGVKDGKQTSAKQALVRFDGIFGRGAAQIPPGANISQATLRLCIGSLKDAPTYHRIFLNRVLVPWDKNAAWKYKAWGDDGIQADGREAVAASDAHFVPNLNNTAYEIDVTESLRAWARGEPNHGWVLHNIRVHLEAAAFISSRVKQQDQRPLLRVTFDVNPANLAPQADKLTASPAGSAAATLSLQTTDANNDPLNVTFYGRKQAKSGPDFQVVLLPDTQYYTMKKYGGTPEMFNAQVEWIARNARARNIAFVLHLGDITDTGDVYEEEWQIASKALYRLEGPALSGLPGGVPYTVAVGNHDQRKKGSGGKLFERGGGALLYNKYFGVDHFSGKSYYGGHYGDDNNNYYALFDAGAEKFIVLSLEYGRPAKDSALLEWAAGLLKKHADRRAIVVTHATIFPGVPGSFQADGGAVYEALKACKNLMLIIGGHTTGEGHRTDVYDGATVHSIVQDFQLDQQGGNGFLGILTFSPRDNQIRVATYSPFAGRWRTDFAAQYTLDYNFGTTIEPFAKIGAAKARSGDTPACRWEGLESHSDYEWFAEVSDGGKTIRTETQLFKPAAQK, encoded by the coding sequence ATGAAACCGACCAAATACAAACATCCCTTCCGCGCCATGATGGTCGCGGTGCTCTCCGCATTGTTGTTCTCCATGGCCCACGCCGTCCCGAACAAGGATGACAAGACACTCGTCTTCCAAAACGGGCTCGACGGCTATGCCGGCGCCCTTGAGGTTGGCATTGACCAGAACAAGCCCGGCAAACTCAGCACCAAGCCGGCCAACCTCTGGATCGAGCGCGGCGTGAAGGACGGCAAGCAGACGTCGGCGAAACAGGCATTGGTGCGCTTCGACGGCATCTTCGGCCGGGGCGCCGCTCAAATTCCGCCCGGCGCGAACATTTCTCAGGCGACCCTCCGCCTTTGCATCGGTTCCCTGAAGGATGCGCCGACCTACCACCGGATTTTTCTCAACCGCGTATTGGTTCCCTGGGACAAGAACGCGGCGTGGAAATACAAGGCATGGGGGGACGACGGTATTCAGGCCGACGGACGCGAGGCAGTCGCTGCTTCCGACGCCCACTTTGTCCCCAACCTTAACAACACTGCTTACGAGATCGATGTAACCGAGTCCCTGCGTGCCTGGGCGCGCGGCGAGCCCAACCACGGCTGGGTCCTGCATAACATCCGGGTGCATCTGGAAGCAGCCGCCTTTATCAGTTCGCGGGTAAAACAGCAGGACCAGCGCCCTCTCCTGCGTGTTACCTTCGACGTCAACCCTGCCAATCTCGCCCCGCAGGCGGACAAGCTCACCGCCAGCCCTGCCGGAAGCGCGGCCGCCACCCTCTCCTTGCAGACGACGGACGCCAACAATGATCCCCTGAACGTGACCTTTTACGGGCGCAAACAAGCCAAGTCGGGCCCGGATTTCCAGGTCGTTCTTCTCCCCGACACGCAATATTATACAATGAAAAAATACGGCGGCACTCCGGAGATGTTCAACGCCCAGGTCGAATGGATCGCCCGCAACGCCAGGGCGCGCAACATCGCCTTTGTCCTTCATCTCGGCGACATCACCGACACCGGCGACGTTTACGAGGAGGAGTGGCAAATCGCCAGCAAGGCCCTTTACCGGCTTGAGGGCCCTGCCTTGAGCGGGCTGCCCGGGGGCGTGCCCTATACCGTTGCCGTCGGCAATCACGACCAGCGCAAGAAGGGCTCGGGCGGAAAATTATTCGAAAGAGGGGGTGGCGCCTTGTTATATAACAAATATTTCGGCGTTGATCACTTTTCCGGGAAAAGCTATTACGGCGGCCATTACGGCGACGATAACAACAACTACTATGCGCTCTTTGATGCCGGCGCGGAAAAGTTCATTGTCCTCAGTCTTGAATACGGGCGTCCCGCCAAGGATTCCGCCTTGCTCGAATGGGCCGCCGGCCTGTTGAAAAAACACGCGGATCGTCGTGCCATTGTCGTCACCCATGCGACGATTTTTCCGGGAGTGCCGGGATCGTTCCAAGCCGACGGTGGCGCCGTCTATGAGGCGCTGAAAGCCTGCAAGAACCTCATGCTTATCATCGGCGGCCACACCACCGGCGAGGGTCACCGCACGGACGTCTATGACGGCGCCACTGTCCACTCCATCGTCCAGGATTTCCAGCTCGACCAGCAAGGCGGCAACGGCTTTCTCGGCATCCTCACGTTCTCCCCGCGCGACAACCAGATCCGCGTCGCCACCTATTCGCCCTTCGCCGGCCGGTGGCGCACCGATTTCGCCGCCCAATACACGCTCGATTACAACTTCGGCACAACGATCGAGCCATTCGCCAAAATCGGCGCGGCGAAGGCCCGCTCCGGCGATACGCCAGCCTGCCGCTGGGAGGGGCTCGAGTCGCACTCGGATTACGAGTGGTTTGCCGAGGTTTCCGATGGCGGCAAAACCATCCGCACCGAAACCCAGTTGTTCAAACCCGCTGCTCAAAAATAA
- a CDS encoding ribulokinase, with translation MAIVAGIDFGTRSVRVSIVDDGRGMLGSCACPYQVIRKEDNPDHASQRHEDHMDSLERAFKGALAESGAVGADVRALALATTGSTIVPLGADLQPLDEYYLWCDHRAAKEAAEITETARRIGWKGIDWAGGAYSAEMGLAKILHWLRNNPGRRREFAAVAEHGDMAVAVLCGIADPAAIPRGACGMGHKWLYNAAHGGLPPKAFLEAVDPLLGDIAAKLQGPCKASDNIAGFLCPEWAGRLGLKAGIPIPFAGIDAHWDAIAAGIAPGDIVNVIGTSACVMAITPECGPIPGVFSVARGSIHPAHMGIEAGLSAAGDLLEAIARRAGKTVPEMSRAVAHYKTGQSGMVRLVWDNGDRSILMKPRLRGITLGWTLQSTAEDEFHAAMEGLAFHTRIILEHIGAHGVPINRVINGGGIPRKDDVLNQIYASILDKPVLVPAGNTTGLGAAAFAFIAAGLFRTIEETQNVLRPVYRIFSPDPVCAETGKRAYAAFKSLYFSLGAADPPGADGAADK, from the coding sequence ATGGCCATCGTAGCAGGAATTGATTTCGGCACCCGGAGCGTCCGCGTCTCTATCGTGGACGATGGGCGCGGCATGCTCGGTTCCTGCGCGTGCCCGTATCAAGTCATCCGCAAGGAGGACAATCCCGACCACGCCTCGCAACGCCACGAGGACCACATGGATTCGCTGGAGCGTGCCTTCAAGGGCGCACTTGCGGAATCCGGTGCTGTCGGGGCCGACGTGCGCGCCCTCGCGCTGGCGACCACGGGCTCGACCATCGTGCCGCTCGGCGCGGACCTGCAGCCGCTCGACGAATATTATTTGTGGTGCGATCATCGCGCCGCAAAAGAGGCGGCGGAGATCACGGAAACCGCCCGCCGCATCGGCTGGAAAGGCATCGATTGGGCGGGCGGCGCGTATTCGGCGGAGATGGGTCTGGCCAAAATCCTGCATTGGCTGAGAAACAATCCCGGGCGGCGGCGCGAATTCGCCGCCGTGGCGGAGCATGGCGACATGGCGGTGGCTGTCTTGTGCGGCATCGCCGACCCCGCGGCGATTCCCCGCGGCGCGTGCGGAATGGGTCATAAATGGCTGTATAATGCCGCGCACGGCGGGTTGCCGCCGAAGGCATTTCTGGAAGCGGTGGACCCGCTGCTCGGAGACATCGCCGCCAAACTTCAAGGCCCGTGCAAGGCCTCGGACAACATCGCCGGATTCCTATGCCCGGAGTGGGCGGGCAGGCTTGGCCTCAAGGCCGGCATACCGATTCCGTTTGCCGGCATCGACGCGCACTGGGACGCGATTGCGGCCGGCATCGCGCCCGGCGACATTGTGAATGTCATCGGCACATCGGCCTGCGTGATGGCGATCACGCCGGAATGTGGTCCGATTCCGGGCGTGTTCAGTGTGGCCCGCGGCTCGATCCACCCCGCGCACATGGGTATCGAGGCGGGGCTTTCGGCGGCGGGCGACTTGCTGGAGGCGATTGCGCGGCGCGCCGGAAAAACGGTTCCTGAAATGTCGCGCGCCGTGGCCCATTATAAAACCGGCCAGTCGGGCATGGTTCGGCTGGTATGGGACAATGGCGACCGCAGCATCCTCATGAAACCGCGGCTGCGCGGAATCACCTTGGGCTGGACGTTGCAGAGCACGGCGGAGGATGAATTCCACGCGGCGATGGAAGGCTTGGCGTTCCACACGAGGATAATATTGGAGCACATCGGCGCGCACGGCGTGCCGATCAACCGTGTCATCAACGGCGGCGGCATTCCGCGCAAGGATGATGTGTTAAACCAAATCTACGCCAGCATCCTTGACAAGCCGGTGCTCGTGCCTGCGGGAAACACGACGGGCCTGGGCGCGGCTGCTTTCGCTTTCATCGCCGCCGGCCTTTTCAGGACCATTGAGGAAACCCAAAACGTCCTTCGTCCCGTCTACCGCATTTTTTCCCCCGATCCCGTCTGTGCCGAAACGGGCAAACGCGCCTACGCCGCCTTCAAGTCCCTCTATTTCTCCCTCGGGGCCGCCGATCCGCCGGGAGCGGACGGGGCTGCTGACAAATAA